Within the Cupriavidus malaysiensis genome, the region GCCCGCTTCCTCTCCGTGCGCGCCGGCTACGGCGCCGCGGTGGCGGCATTGCAGGCGCACGTGGAAGCCGGCAGCGTCGACGTGGTGCTGGCCGCCGGCTCCAACGGCGCCTACCTGCGCGACAACCTCAACGTGCCGGTGGTGATGGTCAAGGTCAACGGCTTCGACGTGCTGCGCGCCATCACCCAGGCGGTGGCCGCCTGGCCCGGCGCCGACATCGGCCTGGTGCTGCACGAATCCATCTCCAAGGAGCTGGCCGCGCTCGGCGCCTGGCTCAACGTCGGCCTCCGGCAGCGCGCCTACCGCTCCATCGACGAGGTGCGCACCGCGGTGGACGCACTGGCCGCCGAGGGCTGCAGCGTCATCATCGGCCCCGGCATGGCCTGCGACTTCGCCCAGCAGGCCGGCCTGGAAAGCGTCTTCCTCTATTCGCTGGGGGCGGTGGAAGAGGCGTTCGAGCGCTCGGTGGAGCTGGCCCGCGTAAGCCGGCAGAAGGAGTCCAAGCGGGTGCGCCTGAACACCATCGTGGCCCACTTGCGCGATGGCGTGGCCGCCTTCGACGGCAACGGCCAGCTCGAGGCCGTCAACCCCGCCATGCTGGAACTGCTGGGCCTGGCGCGCGAAGCCGAGGTACCGGCACGGCTCGCACAGGTGGCCGGCTCGCTGCTGCGCGAGGCCGGCGAACAGGGCACGGCCATCGTCGAGCGCATCGAACAGATCGACGGGCGCGCGCTGATCGTCAATTGCATGCCCATCGTGGAGCACGGACAGCGCGCCGGCTCGGTGGTGACCGCGCAGGATGCGCTGGTGGCGCAGCGTGTCGACCGTTCCTTGCGCACCAGCCAGCGCCCCAAGCACCTGGTGGCGCGCCACGGGCTCGACGACCTGGCGGGCGCGTCGCCGGCGCTGGAGCGGGTGCGGCGGCTGGCGCGCGCTGCCGCCGCGCACGACGCCACCGTGCTGCTCAGCGGCGAGAGCGGCACCGGCAAGGAACTGGTGGCCCAGGGCATCCACAACGCCAGCCGCCGGCGCGGCAACCCCTTCGTCGCCTTCAACTGCGCGGCGCTGCCCGAAGGACTGATCGAAAGCGAACTGTTCGGCCACGAGGAAGGCGCCTTCACCGGCGCGCGGCGCGGCGGC harbors:
- the prpR gene encoding propionate catabolism operon regulatory protein PrpR, which codes for MDSDLPRHAASPSTATPPGDRPGVALVSISRLQTLCESVAPRYADRARFLSVRAGYGAAVAALQAHVEAGSVDVVLAAGSNGAYLRDNLNVPVVMVKVNGFDVLRAITQAVAAWPGADIGLVLHESISKELAALGAWLNVGLRQRAYRSIDEVRTAVDALAAEGCSVIIGPGMACDFAQQAGLESVFLYSLGAVEEAFERSVELARVSRQKESKRVRLNTIVAHLRDGVAAFDGNGQLEAVNPAMLELLGLAREAEVPARLAQVAGSLLREAGEQGTAIVERIEQIDGRALIVNCMPIVEHGQRAGSVVTAQDALVAQRVDRSLRTSQRPKHLVARHGLDDLAGASPALERVRRLARAAAAHDATVLLSGESGTGKELVAQGIHNASRRRGNPFVAFNCAALPEGLIESELFGHEEGAFTGARRGGKPGLFEIAHTGTIFLDEIGEMPAALQSRLLRVLQEREVMKLGSGRATPIDVRVIAATHRDLHALVAQGSFRADLYFRLNLLPIRLPALRERREDLPLLAHHLLARAASQYGLAREGRQRVLDFLAPLFDGYDWPGNVRELENLLARAAIYLHAPGAALDEEAREAFPEFGRMTGQAASESGAASPPAPEARAPVTREAVLQALARHGGNRAAASRELGIGRTTLWRLMKG